One Phaseolus vulgaris cultivar G19833 chromosome 11, P. vulgaris v2.0, whole genome shotgun sequence genomic window carries:
- the LOC137823484 gene encoding transcription factor bHLH162-like: MDRLGIQPSSTKVERRLVEKNRRNQMKILFNKLNSLLPSYNPKEVLPLPDQVDEAINYIKSLEAKVKMAQEKKESLQGIKKRSHGCFSSSRATFAATRLPKSPQLEIQEVGSSLQVVLITGIDHQFIFCEIIRMLHEENIEVRSANSSLTGDSVLHVVHAEIPQSFLQLGAAKVSERLKRFVNGSNSDVETQDEWWDFDNCSDDMWGF, from the exons ATGGATCGGCTAGGAATTCAGCCCTCTTCAACCAAGGTTGAAAGAAGGCTCGTTGAAAAAAACAGAAGAAACCAGATGAAGATCCTCTTCAACAAACTCAATTCTCTTCTCCCTAGCTACAACCCCAAG GAAGTATTGCCACTGCCAGACCAAGTGGATGAGGCAATCAACTACATCAAGAGTTTGGAGGCGAAGGTGAAGATGGCACaggagaagaaagagagttTGCAGGGTATTAAGAAAAGATCCCACGGTTGCTTCTCCAGTAGCAGAGCTACTTTTGCTGCAACACGTCTCCCAAAATCTCCACAACTTGAGATTCAAGAAGTGGGTTCCTCCCTACAAGTTGTTCTGATTACTGGGATAGACCACCAGTTCATTTTCTGTGAAATTATTCGAATGCTGCATGAAGAGAACATAGAGGTTAGAAGTGCCAATTCCTCACTCACTGGAGACTCGGTGCTTCATGTTGTGCATGCTGAG ATTCCTCAATCTTTTCTGCAATTAGGAGCCGCCAAAGTAAGTGAGAGGTTGAAAAGGTTTGTAAATGGATCCAACAGTGACGTTGAAACACAAGACGAGTGGTGGGATTTTGATAATTGTAGTGATGATATGTGGGGTTTCTAG
- the LOC137836006 gene encoding uncharacterized protein, whose translation MLYWQRGFKESFVNEVEEFVIKACQQQSYLNERKLRCPCDKCECTMIFPIEMVKLHLYKNGFMYDYHVWIHHGEQVPHVNDNDDHVCVSSSDVHVDESEQFVAMQDMVYDALGQHETFEPSNFNNREEPPNEEAQRFYDLLLEANEPLFEGAVDSKLSMCMKLLACKSNWNVPNQCLDFITTMLSDATPIKEGLLKSYYDAKRLVSMLGLKAKRIDCCVKGCMLFYDNEYGKNDGRLLQCKFCHHARYHDPKVGTSKRKPIPLKRMFYFPIIPRLQRLFASMQTSGQMTWHYDNRRPSGVLRHPSDGEAWKHFDQLHPEFAAEPRNIRLGLCSDGFNPYIQASAKPYSCWPVIVTPYNLPPEMCMSRPYMFLSCLIPGPHNPKARIDVYFQPLIDDLKKLWSGVQTYDISRKQNFMMRASLMWTINDFPAYGMLSSWGT comes from the coding sequence ATGCTATATTGGCAGAGGGGGTTTAAAGAAAGTTTTGTGAATGAGGTTGAAGAGTTTGTCATTAAAGCTTGTCAACAACAGTCTTATTTGAATGAAAGGAAGCTTAGATGTCCATGCGATAAATGTGAATGTACAAtgatttttccaattgaaatgGTCAAGCTTCACCTCTATAAAAACGGTTTCATGTATGATTATCATGTTTGGATTCATCATGGTGAACAAGTGCCACATGTTAATGACAATGACGATCACGTTTGTGTTTCAAGTAGTGATGTACATGTGGATGAAAGTGAACAATTTGTAGCAATGCAAGACATGGTGTACGATGCTCTTGGGCAACATGAGACATTTGAACCATCTAATTTTAATAACAGAGAGGAGCCTCCCAATGAAGAAGCTCAGAGATTTTATGATCTGTTGTTAGAGGCTAATGAGCCATTGTTTGAAGGGGCTGTAGATTCTAAATTATCAATGTGTATGAAATTGTTAGCTTGCAAGTCTAATTGGAATGTTCCTAACCAATGCTTAGATTTCATCACAACAATGTTGTCGGATGCTACACCAATAAAAGAGGGTTTGCTAAAAAGTTACTATGATGCTAAGAGGTTAGTGTCAATGTTGGGGTTGAAGGCTAAGAGGATAGATTGTTGTGTAAAAGGTTGTATGCTTTTTTATGACAATGAATATGGGAAAAATGATGGACGACTACTACAGTGTAAATTTTGTCATCATGCACGATATCATGACCCAAAAGTTGGAACAAGTAAAAGAAAACCAATTCCTCTGAAAAGAATGTTCTATTTTCCTATAATTCCAAGATTACAAAGATTGTTTGCATCTATGCAAACTTCAGGACAAATGACATGGCACTATGATAATAGAAGACCTTCGGGTGTGCTACGACATCCCTCAGATGGTGAAGCTTGGAAACATTTTGATCAATTACATCCTGAATTTGCCGCTGAGCCACGTAATATACGACTTGGTTTATGCTCTGATGGATTTAATCCATATATTCAAGCATCAGCAAAACCTTACTCTTGTTGGCCAGTAATTGTCACCCCATATAATCTTCCTCCTGAAATGTGCATGTCTAGACCCTATATGTTTTTGAGTTGTCTCATTCCCGGTCCACATAATCCGAAGGCTCGTATCGATGTTTATTTTCAACCACTTATCGATGATCTTAAAAAGTTGTGGAGTGGTGTTCAAACATACGATATTTCAAGGAAGCAAAACTTTATGATGCGAGCAAGTCTAATGTGGACAATTAATGACTTCCCTGCATATGGCATGTTGTCTAGTTGGGGGACTTAA